Below is a window of Streptomyces qaidamensis DNA.
GTGTACGTCTTCCCGGGCCCGGACGTCACGAGCGACGTGCACGTGATCTACCGGGGCTGGTACGAGGTCCTCAGCACCGGAACGTTCCCGCTGCGCGACGTCACCTGGCAGTACCCGCCCGCCGCCGCACTCGCGATCCTCTCCCCCGGCCTGCTGCCCTTCCTGGACTACGGGACCGCGTTCTTCGTGCTGGTCTGCGTCACCGACCTGGCCGTGCTGGCCCTGATGACGTACGCCGGACGCCGCCCGGGCCGTTCGCTGCGCGGCTCCTGGGTGTGGGTGATCGGCGTACCGCTGCTCGGCCCGACGGTCTACGCCCGCTACGACGTGATGGTCACGGCGGTGGCGATGGCCGCGCTGCTCGCGGGCTCCCGGCACCCGAAGGCGCTGGGGGCCCTGGCCGCGTTCGGCGCCCTGCTGAAGGTCTGGCCGGCGATGCTGCTGCTGGCCGCCCGGCGCCGCAGCGCCTTGGTGTCGGCCCTGGTGACGGGCATCGTGGTGACGGGGGCGTTCGCAGTGGCCATGCCGGGTGCGTTCGCCTTCCTGACCTTCCAGCGCGACCGGGGCACCGAGGTGGAGTCGCTGGGCGCGCTGGTCTTCCATGTCGCCCGGCACTTCGGCTGGCAGGGCGAGGTGAAGCTGAACTACGGCTCGATCGAGTTCCTCGGGCCGTACGTGAGCGAGGTGAGCACGGGCGCCCTGTTCCTGACCGGGGCGGCCTTCGGCTGGCTGGTGCTGTGGCGGCTGCTGGCCCGGCGCTTCGAGGAGCACACACTCGCCGACGCGGCCTTCGTGGCGGTGCTGATGTTCACCACCACCAGCCGGGTGATCAGCCCGCAGTACTTGGTGTGGCTGGTCGGGCTGGCGGCGGTGTGCCTGTACTTCCCCGGGAGCCGGATGCGGCTGCCGGTCGTCCTGGTGCTGGTGGCGTGCTTCGTGACGGTGCTGGAGTTCCCGTTCTACTTCGCCAACGTCGTCGCCAGCGACGGCCTCGGCCTCACCCTGCTGTTCCTGCGCAACGGCCTCCTGGTGGCCGCCGCGCTGCTCGGTGCCCGTGCCCTGTGGCGTGCGGCGGTGCCGCGTACCCTCCCCGCTCCCGTGCCCGCTCAGCCCGTCCGCACCGACGAGACCCCCGTCTCCTCCTGAGCCGGGTCCCGCCGGAACAGCAGCCCCGCCGACGCACCCTGCACGGCCGCCGCGAGCGCCATCGCGAGACACACTCCGGGCAGCCCGAGCCCCGTGAGGGCGTATGCCAGTCCCAGCTGGACGGCCGTCCCGATCACGGTCACCCGCAGCAGCACCGGGGCCCGCCCACTGCCCTCGAAGACCCCGCCGAGCGCGATGAGACAGCCCAGCAGCACCAGGTAGGGCCCGACGCAGCGCAGGAACAGCACGCCCTCGCCCGCGACCTGGGGCCCGGCGCCGAAGGTGGCCATGATCCAGGGGGCGGTGACGGCCAGGAGCACGGCCGCGGCGAGTCCGACGGTGCCGGAGAGGAGCACGGCCTGCCGCCCGATCTCCCGCCGGGCGTCCTGGCCGGCGCCCCGCGTGTGCGCGGTGTGGATGGAGGCGGCCTGCCGGACGGCGTAGAAGGCCATGGTCGCCACGTACATGACCTTGTAGGCGATCGCGTAGGCCGCCACCGCCGTCACCCCGAGCCGCGCCACGATCGCGACCAGGACCAGGGCGCCGGTCTGGCGCACGGTGAAGTCGGCGGACATGGGCAGGCCGGTCCGCAGCGTGCGCCGCAGGGAGACGTCCAGGGACTCGCCCGGTTCGGCCCGGCGGGCCGTGCGCAGGAGGGTGGAGCGCCGCAGCGCGACGAGTCCGATTCCGAGCGCCGCACACCGGGACAGCACCGTCGCGGCGGCGGCGCCCCGGACGCCGTAGAGGTGGATGAAGAGCGGGTCGAGGGCCAGGATCAGGCCGCCTGCCAGCAGGGCGAGGCGCATCGGGGTGCGGGTGTCGCCGGTGCCCTTGAGGATGCCGTCGACGAGCTGCTGGGCGAAGAAGACGGCCAGGCCCGGCATGGAGAGCGTGAAGTAGGCGACGGCGAGCGGGAGGGCGGCGCTGTCGGCCCCGCCCAGCACCAGCCGGGCGAGCGGTTCGCGCCCCAGCAGGCCGCAGGCCACCACCACCGGTGTCACCAGCGCCCACAGCGCCCATCCGCCGCGCACCGCGGCCCGTACGGCGGCGGCGTCGCGGGCACCCCGGGCGTGGGCGACCAGGACGGTCGTGCCGGAGCCGAAGACCAGGGCGATACCGAGCAGCACGTTCTCCGTGGTGGTCGCCACGGCGACGGCGGCCACGGCCGGTCCGCCCAGCCGGGCGACCCAGACGGTGTTGATGATCCCGGCGGCGACGGAGGCGAGGAGCGAGAAGTAGACGGGCCGGGCGAGCAGCATGAGCTGTTCGCGGTGGGCGTTCACGGTGACGGTCCCCCTGAGTCCTGATGAACCGCGATGCGGCAATACCTCGTCCGCGCCGACGCGATCCGAGCGCATCTATTCGATGTAGCTCGGATCGAGGTATCTCGGTAAGAGGTAGCATGCGTTCTGACCCGCCCGCAAGGAGGACCATGCTGGAGCTGTCGATCCTGGGCTTCCTGGCCGAGGAGCCTCTGCACGGCTACGAGTTGAAGGACCGCATCACAGCGCTGACCGGGCATGTCCGTCCGGTCAGCGACGGCGCGCTCTACCCGGCGATCACCCGGCTGACCGCGAAGGGCCTGCTCGACCAGCGCACCGAGCCGGGCGCGAGCGCGGCCCCGCGCCGGATCCTCGCCCTCACCGCCGAGGGCCGGGAGGAGCTGCTGGCACGTCTGCGCGACCCGAAGCAGACGGAGATCACCGACCACGTCCGCTTCAACACGGTCCTCGCCTTCCTGCGCCACCTGGCCGACCGGCACGAGCAGGCCGCGGTGCTGCGCCGCCGGCTGGACTTCCTTCAGACGCCGACGAGCTTCTTCTACGACTCCGGCAAGCCGGTCCGCGCCGAGGAGGCGGACGACCTGTTCCGCCAGGGCATGCTGCGCGTGGCCCGGGCGACGGGCGAGGCCGAACGGGCCTGGCTGCGGGAGGCCATCGAGCTGCTCGACCGGCCGGAGTGAGGCCGCGGACGGTCCGGGTCCAGCGTCACCCGGTGGCCGGCGGACACGAAGACCGGCTTGACGCCGTCCCGGGAGCGCAGTCCGGCGATCCAGGCGAGCCCGGCCAGCACGGCGAGGATCAGCCCTTACCGCCGCGGCCCCGCCCACGGCGACCGGCACCTCCGGGTCAGCCCAGCTGATCCCGCAGATAGGCCCGCCACTGCTCCGTGAAGGCCTCGGGCGTGGTCCCCAGCACCTTCCGCATCGCGTCCTCCACCGCCCCGGGCCGCTCCCGGTGCTCCCCGACGGCCCGGTAGAAGTCTCGCAGCCGGGCCTCGCCCCAGTGGTCGGCGATCAGCCGGCACGCCGTCCAGCCGCTCTCGTAGGAGCGGGCCAGGCGGCTCGCGTCGCCGGTGAAGCCGAAGTCCTCGTCGTCCGGGAGCGCGCTGGGGGCCCGGCCCGCACCGACCGCCCGGGACAGTTCGGGCGCGGCCTCGGCGGGGGTGCGGCCGGTGTCGCGGTAGCCGACCCAGTCGGCGTACCCCTCGGACAGCCACAAGGGCGTGGCGGCCGTGGTGCGGGCGCGGGTGGCGACATGGGTGGTCTCGTGGGTGACGACGACCTGCTCGCCGAGACCGCCGAGGAGCGCGAACGCGTCCGGGTTGACGACGATCCGGTCCGCCGACGCCCGGTCCCGCGCACCCGTCTCGCCGGTGGTGACCGCCGCGATCCCGCGGTAGGAGGAGGCGGGCGAGCCGAGCAGCCCCGCCATCCCCTCCAGCGACCTCGGTACGAGCACGACGACCCGCCGGCTCCATTGCGTGCCCCAGGCGTCCGACACGGCGGGCACGGCACGGTCGGCCAGGTCCGCGAAGTCCCGCAGCGCCCGGCCGGACTGCCCGACGCCGAGCACGAGGCTGTACCGGCCCCGGACGAGGTGCACCGCCCCCTGGTCCCAGAGCTGCTGCGCGGACTTCTTCGCGGGCCGGTCGGTGTCGACGGACCACTTCCCGTCCGCGCCCCGGCTCAGCCGCAGGGTGCGCCCGGAGGTCACCGGCGCCCGGTCGTATCCGGCGACGCGGTAGCGCAGTTCGGCGTCGGCGGTGGCCGTGTCGCCGGTGCGGCGCAGTCCGGTCACCCGGTACGACCAGGCGGCCACGGGCACCGCGCGCAGTCTGGCGAAATCCGTCCCCCTGCCCGTCCGTTCGTAGGCCCGCTCGTCGCGGTCGAGGACGGCTGCGGCCCGCCGGTCCAGAAGCCGCTGGACGTCGGCGGTGGCACGGTCGGCCGCAGGCCGCCCGCCGCACCCGGTCAGGGCGACGAGCAGCACGACGAGCGCCACGAGCACGGACCCCGACCTTCGACCAGCCACGTTCCCGATCGTACGGGCGCCGGGCCGCCCCGGTCAGACCCTGGTGACCGACGAGACGGGCATCATCCCGACCGGGTCGTAGCGCACGGGCGCGCCGGGGTAGGGCGCGTGGATGACCTGGCCGTTGCCCATGTACATCCCGACGTGGCTGGCGTCGCCCCGGTAGACGACCAGGTCACCGGGACGCGCCTCGGACAGCGGGATCTGCCGGCCGGCGTACCGCTGGGCCTGCGAGGTGCGCGGCAGGGAGACCCCGGCCTGCGCGTACGACCACTGCATCAGGCCCGAACAGTCGAAGCCGGAAGGTCCGTTGGCGCCCCAGACGTAGGGCTTGCCGAGCGCGCTGCGGGCGGCGGCGACGGCGGCCGACCCGCGTCCCGAGGCGGCGGTGGCGCTGCCGATGCCGGGCAGGTCGCCGCGGCCGGAGCGGGAGGACCGGCCGTAGGCGTCGCGCTCGGACTCCGGCAGGGAGTTGAGCAGCCGCCGGGCCGTGGCGAGCTTCCGCTCGACGGCCTTCTTGTGCGCGGCGACGGCCTTGCGGCTCCGGTCCAGTTCGCGGAGCTTCCCGGCGGCCTCCTCGCGGTCCTGGGCGAGTTCGCGCATGGCGTGCCGGAGTTCCCTCAGCTCACCGGCCTGGTGGGCGGTGAGGCGGTCGAGCCGGGACGCGTGGTCGAGGTAGTCGTCCGGGTCGTCGGAGAACAGCAGGGCGAGGGACGGGTCGATGCCGCCCTCGCGGTACTGGGCGCCGGCCAGCGAACCGAGGGAGTCGCGCAGGGTGTTGACGCGCTGCTGCCCGCGGGCGATGCGGTCCCGGGCGATGCCGACCTCGTCGCGCAGTTCGTCGGCGCGTTCGTCGGCCGCGTTGTACGCCTCGGTCGCCTTCTCGGCCTGCTCGTAGAGCCGGTCCACCGTGGCCCGGGTGTCGTCGTACGGTGTGGCGGCGGCCGGTACCACGGCCACGGCGGCGGCCGCGACGGACAGGAAGCCGACCGCGGCACCGGCGCCCCGGTCGAACCCGGACGGTGCAAGGCGGCGATGAGACCCCACGGGAAGCCGCTCTCCTTCCGCTGGCGGACTTGGAACGCGGCAGACAGTAGCCCCGCGACAGGGGGCCGCCAACGACCATCCGTGGGTATCCAGCGCGGCGCCCCGCCGCTGACGCAGGTCAATGGCGGGGCGAGGGCTCACTCGGGCTGTCGTGATTCGCCCGAACGGCGGACACGGTGTCCTGATCTTGAGGACGTAGGGAGCCGCCGGGGGGCGGCGACGGGGGCCGGGATCAGACCCGGACGCCGAACATGAACGGGCCGCCGATGGTGTTCATCGACTCGTAGCGGACGACCGTGCCGGTGCGCGGGGCGTGGATGATCTGCCCGTTGCCGGCGTAGAGGCCCACGTGGTGCAGGTCGTTGAAGAAGAAGACCAAGTCGCCGACCTTGAGCTGGCTGACCGAGTAGATCTTGGTGCCGGCCCCGGTCTGTGCCTCGGAGGTGCGCGGGATCTGGACGCCGGCCGCGGCGTACGCCCGGGAGGTGAGGCCGGAGCAGTCGT
It encodes the following:
- a CDS encoding NlpC/P60 family protein, yielding MGSHRRLAPSGFDRGAGAAVGFLSVAAAAVAVVPAAATPYDDTRATVDRLYEQAEKATEAYNAADERADELRDEVGIARDRIARGQQRVNTLRDSLGSLAGAQYREGGIDPSLALLFSDDPDDYLDHASRLDRLTAHQAGELRELRHAMRELAQDREEAAGKLRELDRSRKAVAAHKKAVERKLATARRLLNSLPESERDAYGRSSRSGRGDLPGIGSATAASGRGSAAVAAARSALGKPYVWGANGPSGFDCSGLMQWSYAQAGVSLPRTSQAQRYAGRQIPLSEARPGDLVVYRGDASHVGMYMGNGQVIHAPYPGAPVRYDPVGMMPVSSVTRV
- a CDS encoding MATE family efflux transporter; this encodes MNAHREQLMLLARPVYFSLLASVAAGIINTVWVARLGGPAVAAVAVATTTENVLLGIALVFGSGTTVLVAHARGARDAAAVRAAVRGGWALWALVTPVVVACGLLGREPLARLVLGGADSAALPLAVAYFTLSMPGLAVFFAQQLVDGILKGTGDTRTPMRLALLAGGLILALDPLFIHLYGVRGAAAATVLSRCAALGIGLVALRRSTLLRTARRAEPGESLDVSLRRTLRTGLPMSADFTVRQTGALVLVAIVARLGVTAVAAYAIAYKVMYVATMAFYAVRQAASIHTAHTRGAGQDARREIGRQAVLLSGTVGLAAAVLLAVTAPWIMATFGAGPQVAGEGVLFLRCVGPYLVLLGCLIALGGVFEGSGRAPVLLRVTVIGTAVQLGLAYALTGLGLPGVCLAMALAAAVQGASAGLLFRRDPAQEETGVSSVRTG
- a CDS encoding glycosyltransferase family 87 protein, yielding MKTTGTRRSLAWLPVVWCLTRLLLLLFVLKVYVFPGPDVTSDVHVIYRGWYEVLSTGTFPLRDVTWQYPPAAALAILSPGLLPFLDYGTAFFVLVCVTDLAVLALMTYAGRRPGRSLRGSWVWVIGVPLLGPTVYARYDVMVTAVAMAALLAGSRHPKALGALAAFGALLKVWPAMLLLAARRRSALVSALVTGIVVTGAFAVAMPGAFAFLTFQRDRGTEVESLGALVFHVARHFGWQGEVKLNYGSIEFLGPYVSEVSTGALFLTGAAFGWLVLWRLLARRFEEHTLADAAFVAVLMFTTTSRVISPQYLVWLVGLAAVCLYFPGSRMRLPVVLVLVACFVTVLEFPFYFANVVASDGLGLTLLFLRNGLLVAAALLGARALWRAAVPRTLPAPVPAQPVRTDETPVSS
- a CDS encoding PadR family transcriptional regulator, with protein sequence MLELSILGFLAEEPLHGYELKDRITALTGHVRPVSDGALYPAITRLTAKGLLDQRTEPGASAAPRRILALTAEGREELLARLRDPKQTEITDHVRFNTVLAFLRHLADRHEQAAVLRRRLDFLQTPTSFFYDSGKPVRAEEADDLFRQGMLRVARATGEAERAWLREAIELLDRPE